One window of Atribacter laminatus genomic DNA carries:
- a CDS encoding ABC transporter permease: MIGRSLAEDLKIETGSIIEIRTSEGNSGTFAVNGIFDFENNAINSSWIFMDIYRSQALFELNGAISRIEMQIEQVFQSEIISQKIKNDFPDFLIETWQTNNRQLLSALQSQSASSYMIQFFVLLAVTLGIASVLAIAAVQKSREIRILKAMGTRTSSASRIFLIQGAVLGLTGSILGSLVGVGLIKLFQIASQSGGALSFSIRVEFQTTLTLIIISTIASIGAALFPARKAASLVPIEVIRNG; this comes from the coding sequence TTGATTGGAAGAAGTTTGGCCGAAGATTTAAAAATTGAAACCGGCAGCATCATTGAAATCCGAACTTCTGAAGGGAACTCAGGAACTTTTGCGGTAAATGGAATTTTTGATTTTGAAAATAATGCCATTAATAGTTCTTGGATTTTTATGGATATTTATCGATCCCAAGCATTGTTTGAACTCAATGGGGCGATATCCAGGATTGAAATGCAAATTGAACAAGTTTTCCAGTCCGAAATTATTTCTCAAAAAATCAAAAATGATTTTCCTGATTTTCTCATCGAAACCTGGCAGACCAATAATCGCCAGCTCTTAAGTGCTCTGCAAAGTCAAAGTGCCTCTTCCTATATGATTCAATTTTTTGTTTTATTGGCTGTAACTTTAGGTATTGCCAGTGTTTTAGCCATAGCGGCAGTTCAGAAATCACGAGAAATTAGAATTCTAAAAGCTATGGGGACTCGGACCAGTAGCGCCAGTCGTATCTTCCTTATTCAGGGAGCGGTTTTAGGGTTGACTGGCTCGATATTGGGAAGCTTGGTCGGAGTTGGTTTAATCAAGTTGTTTCAAATAGCTTCGCAATCAGGAGGAGCCCTTTCTTTTAGTATTCGGGTTGAGTTTCAAACGACATTAACCTTAATTATTATTTCGACCATTGCTAGCATAGGAGCAGCTCTTTTTCCAGCTCGAAAAGCCGCTTCCCTGGTTCCAATCGAGGTAATTCGGAATGGATAA
- a CDS encoding efflux RND transporter periplasmic adaptor subunit, with protein MRKYLIIVGLAIILLVGYFYQQNRPIPVKGYLVTKKDITETIVATGRIDLGNRINMAFQVGGIVDQLFVQEGQQVKAGDPLIELEDSAEKNRLELAKVNYDLALAFMKSKENEVLAEAREIYNQAKINSQTLYDRYLKLYSLVSIGGSSQNEVNNARSEWEVALSKEASAKTQLESLSSGGAVSDDAKARVEQARLQIREAEIALEQKILLSPIEALVYSISKNKGEYINPGETAISIGSAMGFVVADIDEKEHEKIKMDLDVFLSSQAEPNRVYKGKIDRISPSVNPQKGTIEIRVRLDDENVSLKPDAAMTVEIVINETKGVPAIPRSFLVEKEDGHYVWTDQEGKATLLKAINKPLLIGNYAIIDNLPEEAVLIEPGNFREGKNIQVEMLTSD; from the coding sequence ATGAGAAAATATTTAATTATAGTGGGGTTGGCAATTATTTTATTGGTAGGATACTTTTACCAACAAAACCGTCCTATTCCAGTCAAGGGATATTTAGTAACCAAAAAAGACATTACCGAAACCATTGTTGCAACCGGAAGAATAGACTTGGGAAATCGGATCAATATGGCTTTTCAAGTTGGCGGTATTGTTGACCAATTGTTTGTTCAAGAGGGGCAACAGGTAAAGGCCGGAGACCCTCTTATTGAATTAGAGGATTCAGCAGAAAAAAATCGTTTAGAATTGGCAAAAGTGAATTATGACCTTGCTTTGGCTTTTATGAAGTCGAAAGAAAACGAAGTCCTTGCTGAAGCCCGAGAGATATACAATCAAGCAAAAATTAATTCTCAAACGCTTTATGATCGTTATTTAAAACTCTATTCATTAGTTTCGATCGGAGGGTCTTCGCAAAACGAAGTAAATAACGCTCGGAGTGAATGGGAGGTTGCTCTTTCAAAAGAAGCTTCGGCAAAAACTCAGTTAGAAAGCTTGTCGTCGGGAGGAGCAGTAAGCGATGATGCCAAAGCTCGAGTAGAGCAAGCCCGGCTTCAAATACGAGAAGCAGAAATTGCTCTTGAGCAAAAAATTCTTCTTTCACCTATAGAAGCTCTTGTCTATTCTATAAGCAAAAACAAAGGCGAATATATAAATCCAGGCGAAACTGCTATTTCGATTGGTTCAGCCATGGGATTCGTGGTTGCCGATATTGATGAAAAAGAACACGAAAAGATTAAGATGGATTTAGATGTATTTTTATCCAGTCAAGCCGAACCCAATCGAGTCTATAAAGGGAAAATTGATCGAATATCACCCAGCGTTAACCCCCAAAAAGGAACCATTGAAATTCGAGTCCGTTTAGACGATGAGAATGTAAGTTTAAAACCGGATGCTGCCATGACAGTTGAAATTGTTATAAATGAAACCAAAGGAGTTCCAGCCATTCCTCGTTCTTTTTTAGTGGAAAAGGAAGATGGGCATTATGTTTGGACTGATCAAGAGGGCAAAGCGACATTACTGAAAGCGATCAATAAACCATTGCTTATCGGGAATTATGCCATCATCGATAATCTTCCTGAGGAGGCCGTTCTTATAGAACCAGGAAATTTTCGTGAAGGAAAAAATATTCAAGTTGAAATGCTCACCAGCGATTAA
- a CDS encoding DUF488 domain-containing protein: protein MILIKRIYEPAELKDGFRILVDRLWPRGMTKEKARIDLWLRDIAPSDNLRKWYNHQPENWNEFKQKYYEELATKNDLVDIIQKRSESETVTLLYSAKNQVLNNAVALREYIKNRTRV, encoded by the coding sequence ATGATTCTTATAAAAAGAATCTACGAGCCAGCCGAATTAAAGGATGGTTTTCGTATTTTAGTAGACCGACTTTGGCCAAGAGGAATGACTAAAGAAAAAGCCCGTATTGACCTTTGGTTGCGGGACATTGCACCCAGCGATAACCTCAGAAAATGGTATAATCATCAACCGGAAAATTGGAATGAATTTAAACAAAAATACTATGAGGAATTGGCAACTAAAAATGACCTGGTTGACATTATCCAAAAAAGATCGGAATCAGAGACGGTAACGCTTCTTTATTCAGCAAAAAACCAAGTCCTCAATAATGCGGTAGCCCTCAGGGAATACATCAAGAATCGAACAAGGGTTTAA